Proteins co-encoded in one Saprospira grandis genomic window:
- a CDS encoding vWA domain-containing protein — MKILHFFVFGLLLSFGAVQAQTPRTAPLVEKSRQQTVEPKIQIALLLDASGSMDGLIEQAKAQLWKIVNELARSRKDGKAPNIELALYEYGKDNHPSSNGYLLQLAPLTTDLDLVSEKLFEIRTNGGSEYCGWAIEDALDNLNWSDREEDLKLIFIAGNERFTQGPKNYKEVCKAAVKRIIVVNTIFCGACEQGVQLAWKDGADRAEGKYLCINQNEKIAHIEAPQDAEILRLNDTLNRTYMSYGGRKGAEMKARQKKQDVNAAAFSLTERAISKSSGAYKNSSWDAVDAYVENEDVILDAEEEELPEELQGLDKDKRKEVIEAKMKERERIQNEIQELSKQRSAYISAERKKQAGKKGNSLDDAMLKAVREQATKEGFIFEK; from the coding sequence ATGAAAATTCTTCATTTTTTCGTCTTTGGGCTGTTGCTCAGTTTTGGCGCAGTCCAAGCCCAAACTCCCCGAACAGCCCCCCTAGTAGAAAAATCGCGACAGCAGACAGTCGAACCCAAAATTCAAATTGCGCTCCTACTGGATGCCAGCGGCAGCATGGACGGCCTTATTGAGCAGGCCAAAGCTCAGCTCTGGAAAATTGTCAATGAATTGGCCCGTAGCCGTAAAGATGGCAAAGCTCCAAATATTGAGCTGGCCCTTTATGAGTATGGAAAAGACAATCACCCCAGCAGCAATGGTTATTTGCTTCAGCTTGCTCCATTGACTACAGATTTGGACCTAGTTTCGGAAAAACTTTTTGAAATTCGCACCAATGGCGGCTCAGAGTATTGTGGTTGGGCCATAGAAGATGCCTTGGATAATTTGAATTGGTCGGATAGAGAGGAAGACCTCAAACTCATTTTTATTGCAGGCAACGAACGTTTTACCCAAGGCCCCAAAAACTATAAAGAGGTTTGCAAAGCAGCCGTAAAACGCATTATTGTGGTCAATACCATTTTTTGCGGGGCCTGCGAACAAGGCGTACAGCTTGCCTGGAAAGATGGTGCTGATCGGGCCGAGGGCAAGTACCTTTGCATCAACCAAAATGAAAAGATTGCCCATATCGAAGCGCCTCAGGATGCAGAAATTCTCCGTCTCAATGATACGCTTAACCGCACCTATATGAGCTATGGTGGCCGCAAAGGGGCCGAAATGAAAGCTCGCCAAAAGAAACAAGATGTCAATGCCGCTGCTTTTAGTCTAACCGAGCGGGCCATCTCTAAATCTTCTGGGGCCTACAAAAACTCTTCTTGGGATGCTGTAGATGCCTATGTAGAGAATGAAGATGTCATTTTGGATGCCGAGGAAGAGGAACTCCCCGAAGAACTCCAAGGGTTAGATAAAGACAAGCGCAAGGAAGTGATAGAAGCCAAAATGAAGGAGCGCGAACGCATTCAAAACGAAATTCAGGAACTAAGTAAGCAGCGTTCGGCTTACATTAGTGCAGAGCGGAAAAAACAAGCGGGCAAAAAGGGCAACAGCCTAGATGATGCCATGCTCAAAGCCGTTCGAGAGCAAGCCACTAAAGAAGGCTTCATTTTTGAGAAATAA
- a CDS encoding DMT family transporter: protein MKIEIKANLGLQLAVMLFGGAGLFARFSGLSASQLVLGRTFFAACCLFFFLPNVYALIKKNYQLSLRLGALLALHWWSFFMAIQQGRLALGVISFAAFPLFTVLLRPLLGQGPWLRSDLGRSLWLLLGVALLIFPSLNAGDLLYVQAWGWGLCSAFSFALLSWINKRALANLGANALAFLQNFGAFICLAFWQIWQLESWPSRYLPYFYLLLLGLVFTAGAHFLYIWALGHLRTEKVSLMASLEPLYALFWALLLLGDWPSWEELLAAVVILGAVFWPRNSLEE from the coding sequence ATGAAAATAGAAATTAAGGCCAATTTGGGCCTACAATTGGCGGTGATGCTCTTTGGTGGAGCGGGTTTATTTGCTCGTTTTTCGGGCCTTTCGGCTAGTCAGTTGGTTTTGGGCCGAACGTTTTTTGCGGCCTGTTGCCTCTTCTTTTTTTTGCCCAATGTCTATGCCTTAATCAAAAAAAACTACCAATTGAGTCTGCGCTTAGGCGCACTTTTGGCCCTGCATTGGTGGTCCTTTTTTATGGCCATACAGCAGGGGCGTTTGGCCTTGGGCGTTATTAGTTTTGCGGCTTTCCCCTTGTTTACGGTCCTTTTGCGGCCCCTATTGGGGCAGGGCCCCTGGCTGCGCAGCGATTTGGGCCGTTCGCTTTGGCTGCTTTTAGGGGTAGCGCTCTTAATTTTCCCCTCCTTAAATGCAGGCGATTTGCTCTATGTACAGGCTTGGGGCTGGGGACTTTGCTCGGCTTTTTCTTTTGCCTTATTGAGCTGGATCAACAAAAGGGCTTTGGCCAATTTAGGGGCTAATGCCTTGGCTTTTTTGCAAAATTTTGGGGCTTTTATCTGCTTGGCCTTTTGGCAAATTTGGCAGCTAGAAAGCTGGCCTAGCCGCTATTTGCCCTACTTTTATCTCCTTTTATTGGGCTTGGTTTTTACCGCAGGGGCTCACTTCCTCTACATTTGGGCTTTGGGGCATTTACGGACCGAAAAAGTGAGTCTGATGGCTAGCTTAGAACCCCTTTATGCCCTCTTTTGGGCCCTCCTTTTATTAGGCGATTGGCCCAGCTGGGAAGAGCTTTTGGCGGCGGTGGTTATTCTAGGCGCTGTTTTTTGGCCCAGAAATAGTTTGGAAGAATAA
- a CDS encoding type III pantothenate kinase: protein MNLCIDIGNSRSKLAVFSEEGELLQLVTRERFSQKKLDKVLKKYPIRQAILSSVRRRNSRIERQLSGQLLHFVRLNWELGLPIENSYATPETLGNDRIAAVVAAHSLFPDSNVLVIDAGTCITYDFITEGGNYLGGSILAGIEMRFAALEHFTAKLPLVQRIDLDQEIGNTTLSSIQTGVQSGVVYEMQGFIAQYQKEYPELRVLITGGDADFFEKRLSSQLFKVPNLVLMGLNQILNYHVQQHTAD, encoded by the coding sequence ATGAATCTTTGCATTGACATTGGCAATAGCCGCTCGAAGTTGGCGGTTTTTTCTGAGGAGGGAGAGCTTTTGCAATTGGTGACTAGAGAACGTTTTAGCCAAAAGAAGCTGGATAAGGTCTTAAAGAAGTACCCTATTCGGCAGGCGATTCTCTCTTCTGTACGCCGAAGAAACAGCCGTATAGAGCGACAGCTCAGTGGGCAGTTGCTGCATTTTGTTCGGCTCAATTGGGAGCTTGGGCTGCCTATAGAAAATAGTTATGCTACTCCAGAAACCTTAGGGAACGACCGCATTGCTGCTGTAGTGGCTGCACATAGTTTATTTCCTGACTCCAATGTATTGGTCATAGATGCGGGCACTTGCATTACCTATGATTTTATTACGGAGGGGGGCAACTATTTGGGAGGCAGTATATTAGCGGGTATAGAAATGCGTTTTGCTGCCTTAGAGCATTTTACGGCCAAGCTGCCTTTGGTCCAAAGAATAGATTTGGACCAAGAAATAGGCAACACCACATTGAGTTCTATACAAACCGGAGTGCAGTCTGGTGTCGTTTACGAGATGCAAGGCTTTATTGCCCAATACCAAAAAGAATATCCCGAACTTCGGGTGTTAATTACTGGGGGCGATGCCGATTTTTTTGAAAAGCGCCTGAGCAGTCAACTTTTCAAGGTGCCCAATCTGGTCCTTATGGGCCTCAATCAAATTTTAAACTATCATGTGCAACAACACACTGCCGACTAA
- the rplI gene encoding 50S ribosomal protein L9 produces the protein MEIILIKDVENLGYANTLVTVKPGYARNFLIPQGFAIVANKENKDSLMEQIREQEARLAKMAAEAQELAGKIEAATLRIAAKAGTSGKIFGSVTFVQIANALKEEFGLEVDKKKIKMPEEVKMLGKYNAIITLMKDVRATATFEVYNDDPNAVVADEVVDQTEAAAENTEETAE, from the coding sequence ATGGAAATTATCCTTATCAAAGACGTAGAGAACCTAGGTTATGCCAACACTTTGGTGACTGTAAAGCCTGGCTACGCTCGTAACTTCCTTATCCCTCAGGGATTTGCTATTGTTGCGAATAAAGAAAACAAAGACTCTCTAATGGAGCAAATCCGCGAGCAGGAAGCTCGTTTGGCTAAGATGGCTGCTGAAGCTCAAGAATTGGCTGGCAAAATTGAGGCGGCAACGCTTCGTATTGCGGCTAAGGCTGGAACTAGCGGTAAGATCTTTGGTTCTGTTACTTTTGTACAGATTGCCAATGCGCTTAAAGAAGAGTTTGGTCTAGAAGTAGACAAGAAGAAAATCAAAATGCCTGAGGAGGTGAAAATGTTGGGTAAATACAACGCAATCATCACTTTGATGAAAGATGTACGTGCTACAGCTACTTTCGAGGTATACAATGATGATCCTAATGCTGTTGTTGCTGATGAGGTTGTAGACCAAACTGAAGCCGCTGCTGAAAATACAGAAGAAACTGCAGAATAA
- the rpsR gene encoding 30S ribosomal protein S18, with protein sequence MASREDIKFLSNPKIGQKRKKYCRFRRYGIKYVDYKDVDFLMNFINEQGKLLPRRITGNSMKYQRKVATAVKRARHLALLPYVADLMKK encoded by the coding sequence ATGGCAAGTAGAGAAGATATCAAGTTTCTGAGCAATCCTAAAATTGGCCAAAAGCGCAAAAAGTATTGCCGCTTTCGCCGTTACGGCATCAAGTACGTAGACTACAAAGATGTCGATTTCCTTATGAACTTCATCAACGAGCAAGGTAAATTGTTGCCTCGTCGTATCACGGGTAACTCAATGAAGTACCAGCGCAAAGTGGCTACTGCTGTTAAGCGTGCTCGCCACTTGGCTTTGCTACCTTATGTAGCTGACTTGATGAAGAAGTAA
- the rpsF gene encoding 30S ribosomal protein S6, giving the protein MRQYECTFIVDPVLSGDEIKETAQLYVEHLKNNKCEIVNVAEWGIKQLAYPINRRSSGAYFVVEFKTEEVIGNLIEELELAFRRDDRVLRFLTIKLDKHGVKYNDDKRNGLIGKKKEEKEESAEK; this is encoded by the coding sequence ATGAGACAATACGAGTGTACTTTCATCGTCGATCCCGTTCTGTCAGGTGATGAAATCAAAGAGACAGCTCAGCTTTACGTAGAGCATTTGAAAAACAACAAATGCGAGATCGTAAATGTTGCTGAATGGGGTATCAAGCAATTGGCTTATCCCATTAACCGCCGTAGTTCTGGAGCCTACTTCGTAGTAGAATTCAAAACTGAGGAGGTAATTGGAAATTTGATTGAGGAGCTAGAGTTGGCCTTCCGTCGTGATGACCGTGTTTTGCGTTTCTTGACTATCAAGTTGGACAAGCATGGCGTAAAATACAATGACGACAAGCGCAACGGTTTGATCGGTAAGAAAAAAGAGGAGAAAGAAGAGTCTGCTGAGAAGTAG
- a CDS encoding amidohydrolase family protein yields the protein MKKWSLLVLLFWAITASVWAQKTDHYLLKNVRIHTGQGEIIEEGAIAVKAGKIVEIGLAKELAQKNYKEQIDGQGQWVYPALIAANTQLGLVEVEAVRATLDFREVGYFNPNIRSVVAYNTDSEILPTILSNGILYSQVVPEGGRISGQSSVLRLSAFNWEDAVVELDEGTHLWWPKRFQFTGWWAAPGPTKLNEKYRPTIEGVQLYLDEAAAYCGQESPERNNIKMESMRGLFFGDKRLYVHVDEAKAMLEAHQLLSPYGVKLVFVGAAEAWRIADFLAEQKIPVILSNLHALPRLEHDDVDQPYKTPAILHEKGVKFALSMQGSWNQRNLAFQAGQAVAYGLPKEVALAAITSNVAEILGVSDQIGSLEKGKAASFILSKGDLLDMRSSQITAAYLDGKLLDLDKDKQKQLYKKYMDKYDLEEPSGKN from the coding sequence ATGAAAAAATGGAGTTTGTTGGTCCTTTTGTTTTGGGCCATAACTGCCTCGGTCTGGGCACAGAAAACAGATCATTACCTTCTGAAAAACGTTCGTATTCATACGGGCCAAGGAGAAATTATAGAAGAAGGGGCCATTGCCGTCAAGGCAGGTAAAATTGTAGAAATTGGTCTGGCCAAAGAGCTAGCCCAGAAAAACTACAAAGAGCAGATAGATGGGCAAGGGCAGTGGGTTTATCCGGCCTTAATTGCTGCCAACACCCAATTGGGTTTGGTCGAGGTAGAGGCGGTTCGAGCCACCCTAGACTTTAGAGAAGTTGGCTACTTCAATCCCAATATTCGTTCTGTGGTGGCTTATAATACCGATTCGGAGATTTTGCCCACCATTTTGAGCAATGGCATCTTATACAGCCAGGTTGTTCCAGAAGGCGGACGGATTTCGGGGCAATCATCTGTTTTGCGCCTATCGGCCTTCAATTGGGAAGATGCGGTTGTAGAACTAGATGAGGGCACGCATTTGTGGTGGCCCAAGCGCTTTCAGTTTACGGGTTGGTGGGCGGCTCCTGGTCCCACTAAACTCAATGAGAAATATCGGCCCACTATAGAGGGGGTGCAGCTCTACTTGGATGAGGCTGCAGCTTACTGCGGGCAAGAGTCGCCTGAAAGAAATAACATCAAAATGGAGAGCATGCGGGGTTTATTCTTTGGAGATAAGCGTTTGTATGTGCATGTAGATGAGGCCAAGGCCATGTTAGAGGCCCATCAATTATTGTCGCCTTATGGAGTAAAGTTGGTTTTTGTTGGGGCAGCAGAGGCTTGGCGCATTGCCGACTTCTTGGCCGAGCAAAAGATCCCTGTTATTTTAAGCAACTTACACGCTTTGCCTCGTTTGGAGCATGATGATGTGGACCAGCCTTATAAAACGCCGGCCATCTTGCATGAAAAGGGCGTCAAATTCGCTTTGAGCATGCAAGGGAGCTGGAACCAGCGCAACCTTGCCTTTCAGGCGGGCCAAGCGGTGGCTTATGGTTTGCCCAAGGAAGTAGCTTTGGCAGCTATTACCAGCAATGTAGCGGAAATCTTGGGCGTATCGGATCAGATTGGCAGTTTGGAAAAGGGCAAAGCGGCTAGCTTCATCCTGTCCAAGGGCGATTTATTGGATATGCGAAGCAGTCAGATCACGGCTGCTTATTTGGATGGGAAGCTTTTGGATTTGGATAAAGACAAGCAAAAGCAGCTCTACAAAAAGTATATGGATAAATATGATTTGGAGGAGCCTTCGGGCAAAAACTAA
- a CDS encoding amidohydrolase family protein: MRIVYLCLLLYLGLGASLLAQRPSFPENGVVDQREGCYLFTNAHIQTGPKQLLKNAQLLIKEGKIVAVGQNLELPQGAVEIDLAGKYIYPSFIELSSNYGLSANPKKDNNQGNPQFLSDKKGPFSWNEAIRPEQRADQLFSPDKKVAKALRQAGFGLCLSQQKDGIARGSSALVFLGEESAQEMILKGEAAAHYSFSKGSSSQDYPSSLMGAIALLRQTYYDADYYQKQEAGLEYNRSLARFNELQDLPQFFEAKQRFNILRAHKIAQEFGKEYIFVGAGDEYRRLEALQAAKAKLVVPLNFPEAYDVSDPLDANFIKLGQMLHWELAPANPAALADVGLAFALTTEGLKKPTAIWASLRKAYAAGLSEEDLLAALTTQPASFLGLSEQVGTLEAGKWANFFISSAPILMENSQLLQHWVKGKVYSEANLQAADIRGTYSLNLAQKSYQISIEGKAFKPTAKLTFADSTQKPIKLKLDYQYPSLSLSGKFTADSTAPIIRISAQWKEGSIIGYAEDEKGNWLNVKGQRQAAFAPKKAAELPKRDSSLNWASKLRYPFTAFGHTAEQAPKQEVVLFKGATVWTNEKQGILENTDVLIENGKIKKIGKNIKLPKGAKLVDAQGKHLTTGIIDEHSHIAIQNGVNEGTQASSAEVRIGDVLNSDDVNIYRQLAGGVTTAQLLHGSANPIGGQAALIKFRWGVLPEELKYENAAPFIKFALGENVKQSNWGDRQNKRFPQTRMGVEQVYEDYFSRAQAYGEALKKDPENTRRDIELDALLEILNKERFISCHSYVQSEITMLMRMAERYNFRINTFTHILEGYKVADKMKEHGAGGSTFSDWWAYKAEVRDAIPYNAKILDAMDVVTAINSDDAEMGRRLNQEAAKGVKYGQMSEEEAWKMVTLNPAKLLRCDDQLGSIKKGKSADLVLWSDHPLSIYAKAEQTYVDGICYYSLERDQRLRAELKAERQRLIQKMLGAKSAGEPTQPAMPTEDKHYHCGDVQLNALGGWKVD, translated from the coding sequence ATGAGGATAGTCTATTTATGTTTACTGCTTTATTTGGGACTAGGGGCAAGTCTGCTGGCCCAGCGGCCTAGCTTTCCAGAAAATGGGGTGGTAGACCAAAGAGAGGGCTGCTACCTATTTACCAATGCCCATATTCAGACGGGGCCCAAGCAGTTGCTTAAAAATGCCCAGTTGCTGATTAAAGAAGGGAAGATTGTGGCAGTGGGCCAAAACCTAGAGCTCCCTCAAGGGGCCGTGGAAATTGATCTGGCTGGCAAATATATTTATCCCTCCTTTATTGAGTTAAGTAGTAATTACGGTCTTTCGGCCAACCCTAAAAAGGATAATAATCAGGGAAATCCGCAGTTTCTATCGGATAAAAAGGGGCCCTTTAGCTGGAACGAAGCAATTCGGCCAGAACAAAGAGCCGACCAGCTCTTTTCTCCCGATAAAAAGGTGGCTAAAGCCTTGCGCCAAGCGGGTTTTGGCCTTTGCCTTAGCCAACAAAAGGATGGCATTGCCAGAGGGAGCTCGGCCCTTGTTTTCCTAGGCGAAGAATCGGCCCAAGAGATGATTCTCAAAGGAGAAGCAGCGGCCCATTACTCTTTTTCTAAGGGGAGTTCCTCGCAAGATTACCCCAGCTCTTTGATGGGGGCTATTGCCTTGCTTCGCCAAACCTACTATGATGCGGATTATTACCAAAAGCAGGAGGCTGGACTAGAATACAACCGCTCTTTGGCTCGCTTTAATGAGCTACAAGACTTGCCGCAGTTTTTTGAGGCCAAGCAGCGCTTTAATATTCTGAGAGCGCATAAAATTGCCCAAGAATTTGGCAAGGAATACATCTTTGTGGGGGCAGGAGATGAGTATCGCCGTTTAGAGGCCTTGCAGGCCGCAAAGGCCAAATTGGTGGTGCCCCTGAACTTTCCAGAGGCCTATGATGTGAGCGACCCACTAGATGCCAACTTTATCAAATTGGGCCAAATGCTACATTGGGAGCTGGCCCCCGCCAATCCCGCCGCACTAGCCGATGTAGGCCTAGCCTTTGCATTAACCACAGAGGGACTCAAAAAACCAACAGCCATTTGGGCCAGTTTGCGCAAAGCTTATGCGGCTGGATTAAGTGAAGAGGATCTCTTGGCCGCCCTAACCACTCAGCCCGCTAGCTTTTTGGGCCTATCGGAGCAAGTTGGGACCTTAGAAGCGGGTAAATGGGCCAATTTCTTTATTAGCTCAGCCCCGATCTTGATGGAAAATAGCCAGTTGTTGCAGCATTGGGTGAAGGGTAAGGTCTATAGCGAGGCCAACCTTCAAGCGGCAGATATTCGCGGGACCTACAGCCTCAATTTGGCGCAAAAAAGTTATCAAATTAGCATAGAGGGCAAAGCCTTTAAGCCCACAGCAAAACTAACTTTTGCCGATAGCACGCAAAAGCCGATCAAACTAAAATTGGATTATCAGTACCCTAGCCTGAGCCTTTCAGGTAAATTTACGGCAGACAGCACAGCGCCCATTATTCGCATTAGTGCCCAATGGAAGGAGGGCAGCATCATTGGTTATGCCGAGGATGAAAAAGGCAATTGGCTGAATGTAAAAGGTCAACGCCAAGCCGCTTTTGCGCCTAAAAAAGCCGCCGAATTACCCAAAAGAGATAGCAGCCTGAACTGGGCCAGCAAATTGCGCTATCCCTTTACCGCTTTTGGTCATACGGCCGAGCAGGCGCCCAAACAGGAGGTCGTTCTCTTTAAAGGAGCTACGGTTTGGACCAATGAAAAGCAAGGCATTTTGGAGAATACCGATGTCTTGATTGAAAATGGGAAGATCAAGAAGATCGGCAAGAATATCAAGTTGCCCAAAGGGGCCAAATTGGTGGATGCTCAAGGCAAGCACCTCACAACGGGCATCATTGATGAGCACTCGCATATTGCCATCCAAAACGGAGTCAATGAGGGCACGCAGGCCAGCTCTGCGGAGGTCCGCATTGGGGACGTACTCAATAGCGATGATGTCAATATCTATCGACAGTTGGCTGGGGGCGTGACTACGGCCCAATTGCTACATGGTTCGGCCAACCCGATCGGGGGACAAGCGGCTTTGATAAAATTCCGTTGGGGCGTCTTGCCCGAGGAGCTCAAGTATGAAAATGCGGCTCCTTTTATCAAATTTGCCTTGGGCGAAAATGTAAAGCAGTCCAATTGGGGCGATCGTCAGAACAAACGTTTTCCCCAAACTCGTATGGGGGTAGAACAGGTCTATGAAGACTATTTTAGTCGGGCCCAAGCCTATGGCGAAGCCCTAAAAAAGGATCCCGAAAATACCCGTCGAGATATTGAGTTGGATGCCCTGCTCGAAATCCTGAATAAGGAGCGTTTCATTAGCTGCCATTCTTATGTGCAAAGCGAAATTACCATGCTGATGCGAATGGCCGAGCGCTATAATTTCCGCATCAACACCTTTACCCACATTTTGGAGGGCTATAAGGTGGCCGATAAGATGAAGGAACATGGGGCCGGGGGCTCTACCTTCTCCGATTGGTGGGCCTATAAGGCAGAAGTTCGGGATGCGATTCCCTATAATGCCAAGATTTTGGATGCTATGGATGTGGTCACGGCCATCAATTCGGATGATGCCGAGATGGGCCGCCGCCTCAATCAAGAAGCGGCCAAAGGGGTAAAATATGGCCAGATGAGCGAGGAAGAAGCCTGGAAAATGGTCACGCTAAATCCCGCCAAACTGCTCCGTTGCGATGACCAATTGGGCAGCATCAAGAAGGGCAAATCTGCGGATTTGGTCCTTTGGTCCGATCATCCGCTCTCTATCTACGCCAAGGCCGAACAAACCTATGTAGACGGCATTTGCTACTATTCTTTGGAGCGGGATCAGCGCCTTCGGGCAGAGCTCAAGGCCGAGCGTCAGCGTCTGATTCAGAAGATGTTGGGCGCCAAATCGGCTGGAGAACCTACGCAGCCCGCTATGCCCACAGAGGACAAGCACTACCACTGTGGAGATGTGCAGCTCAATGCCTTAGGAGGCTGGAAAGTAGATTAG